One Temnothorax longispinosus isolate EJ_2023e chromosome 8, Tlon_JGU_v1, whole genome shotgun sequence genomic region harbors:
- the LOC139817239 gene encoding odorant receptor 10-like, which yields MTYSEHVLASIKFTYRSNNDYSLQLTRWFLMPIAAWPRASMSTVERVSLQAQVLACSSLIAVVMIPCMLYVSLEEKDVQMKLSVMGPLSHWIMGTINYWLLLTRGDDIRECVQHMETDWRLVRKIDDQDVMLRYAKIGRFIAGFCAVFMQSGTFLFTVAKAMTSMTIIIGNETASTHPMTCPIYSKFIDTRFSPANEIMLAVELLSCFIVNSITVGACSLAAVFAMHAYGQLSMLFSWLNDLVEDEDKKNDFAEQKLATIVEHHLRVLSFISRMESIMQNICLVELVGCTMNMCLLAYYSITNWSDFDAARITSFIIVYISMAFNIFIFCFIGEILTEQCKNVGEKAYMTNWYELPHKTALGLVLIIARSSNVIKITAGKLFHLSIATFGDVIKTSVVYLNILRTMT from the exons ATGACGTACTCCGAACATGTACTAGCGAGCATCAAATTCACATACAGAAGCAATAACGATTACAGTCTTCAACTTACACGTTGGTTTCTGATGCCGATCGCAGCTTGGCCACGTGCGAGCATGTCGACGGTGGAGAGGGTCTCCCTGCAAGCGCAAGTACTTGCTTGCTCGTCCCTCATAGCGGTCGTCATGATACCGTGCATGTTGTACGTGTCGCTGGAAGAGAAAGACGTTCAGATGAAGTTGAGCGTGATGGGTCCGCTGAGCCACTGGATCATGGGCACGATTAACTATTGGCTGCTTCTTACGCGCGGCGACGACATTCGCGAATGCGTGCAACACATGGAGACGGACTGGCGGCTGGTGCGTAAGATCGACGATCAGGACGTGATGCTGCGATACGCGAAGATCGGTCGCTTCATCGCCGGTTTCTGCGCGGTGTTCATGCAAAGCGGAACGTTTCTGTTCACCGTGGCAAAAGCGATGACATCCATGACCATCATCATCGGCAATGAAACTGCGTCGACGCATCCGATGACCTGTCCGATATACAGCAAGTTCATCGACACGAGATTCAGCCCCGCGAACGAGATCATGCTGGCTGTGGAATTGCTGTCGTGTTTTATAGTGAATTCGATTACGGTGGGCGCTTGTAGTCTAGCGGCGGTTTTCGCGATGCACGCTTACGGCCAGCTAAGCATGCTGTTCTCGTGGTTGAACGATCTCGTCGAAGATGAGGACAAGAAAAATGATTTTGCCGAACAGAAGCTGGCCACGATTGTGGAGCATCATTTAAGAGTGCTCAG TTTTATATCGCGCATGGAGAGTATCATGCAAAATATCTGTCTCGTGGAACTGGTGGGATGCACGATGAATATGTGTTTACTTGCATATTATTCTATTACG AATTGGAGTGATTTTGATGCAGCGAGAATAACATcgtttattattgtatacatatctatggctttcaatatttttatattttgtttcatcgGCGAGATTCTCACGGAACAG tgcAAAAATGTCGGTGAAAAGGCATATATGACTAATTGGTATGAATTGCCGCATAAAACTGCTCTCGGTCTCGTTTTGATAATAGCGCGATCGAGTAATGTCATCAAGATTACCgctggaaaattatttcacttgTCTATTGCAACTTTTGGTGAT GTAATTAAGACTTCTGTggtatatctaaatatattaagaacGATGACATGA
- the LOC139817236 gene encoding odorant receptor 82a-like: protein MTYSYHVTRGIELPYRSDNNYSLQLTRWFLLPIGAWPRMSTATRVEKLPSHMHILTCASLIAIVMVPCVLYVLLEEKDFEIKVSVMGPLSHWIMGMINYCLLLARGDDIRECVLHMETDWRLVRKIEDRQIMMRQAKIGRFVAGFCALFMQSGTLLFAVAKSLSTTIVIVGNETVSMHPMTCPIYTKFIDTRFSPANEIMVGVEWLSCFIVNSVTVGACSLDAVFAMHAYGQLNMLFSWLNELVVDEDKENKYVEQRLAVIVEHHLRVLSFISRMETIMRNICLVELLGCTMNMCLLAYYFITNLDSFDAAKTTSYVIIYLSMAFNIFIFCYIGEILTEQCKSVGEKAYMINWYELPHKTALGLILVIARSSNVIKMTAGKLFQLSIATFGDVIKTSVVYLNMLRTMSTSA, encoded by the exons ATGACGTATTCTTACCATGTGACAAGGGGCATCGAGCTTCCCTATAGAAGCGATAACAATTATAGTCTTCAACTGACTCGTTGGTTTCTCTTACCGATTGGTGCTTGGCCGCGAATGAGCACGGCCACGAGGGTAGAAAAGCTCCCCTCGCATATGCACATTTTAACGTGCGCGTCCTTAATAGCGATCGTCATGGTGCCGTGTGTGTTATACGTGTTGCTGGAAGAGAAAGATTTTGAGATCAAAGTAAGCGTGATGGGTCCGCTGAGCCACTGGATCATGGGCATGATCAATTACTGTTTGCTCCTCGCGCGCGGCGACGACATCCGCGAGTGCGTGCTGCACATGGAGACGGACTGGCGGCTCGTTCGAAAGATCGAGGATCGTCAAATAATGATGCGACAAGCCAAGATCGGCCGCTTCGTCGCCGGATTCTGCGCGTTGTTCATGCAGAGCGGCACATTATTGTTCGCTGTCGCGAAATCGCTGTCAACCACTATCGTCATCGTCGGTAACGAAACCGTCTCGATGCATCCGATGACTTGTCCAATTTACACCAAATTTATCGACACGAGATTCAGCCCCGCCAACGAAATTATGGTGGGTGTGGAGTGGCTATCGTGTTTTATAGTGAACTCTGTTACGGTGGGCGCTTGCAGCCTCGACGCTGTCTTCGCGATGCACGCGTATGGTCAGCTGAACATGCTGTTTTCGTGGTTAAACGAACTCGTCGTAGACGAAGATAAGGAGAACAAATACGTTGAGCAAAGGCTGGCTGTTATCGTGGAGCATCACTTAAGGGTGTTGAG TTTTATATCGCGTATGGAAACCATTATGCGAAATATCTGTCTCGTGGAATTGCTGGGATGTACGATGAATATGTGTTTActtgcatattattttattacg AATTTGGACTCATTTGATGCGGCAAAGACAACGTCATATGTCATTATATACCTGTCTATggctttcaatatttttatattttgttacatcGGTGAGATTCTCACAGAACAG tgCAAGAGTGTCGGCGAAAAAGCATATATGATAAATTGGTATGAATTGCCACACAAAACTGCTCTTGGACTTATTTTGGTGATAGCACGATCGAGTAACGTTATCAAGATGACTgctggaaaattatttcagttatcTATCGCAACTTTCGGTGAT GTAATTAAAACTTCCGTGgtatatttgaatatgttgCGAACAATGTCAACCTCTGCGTga
- the LOC139817216 gene encoding odorant receptor 4-like, with translation MIRAGARSNTAPAGVRRGQYIVRHREAIMTYSHHVTRGIELPYKNDYNYSLQLIRWFLLPIGAWPQMNTATRVERIPSHMHIFACAFLIAIVMVPFVLYVLLEEKDANIKISLIGPLSHWIIGMINYCLLLARCDDIRECMLHMETDWRLVRKIEDRQIMLRQAKIGRFIAGFCAVFMQSGTFLFAIAKSLSTTIVIVGNETVSFHPMACPIYTKFIDTRFSPANEIMVVVELLSTFTVNSVNVGACSLDAVFAMHACGQLNVLFSWLNKLVDEDKGDKCAKQRLAVIVEHHLRVLSFISRMETIMRNICFVELLGSTMNMCLLAYYFITNLDSFDAAKAMSYVLIYLSVAFNIWIFCYIGEILTEQCKNVGEKAYMIDWYELPHETALGLILVIARSSNVIKMTAGKLFHLSIATFGDVIKTSVVYLNMLRTMSTSA, from the exons ATGATTCGCGCAGGCGCTCGTTCGAACACAGCTCCAGCAGGTGTTCGCCGAGGTCAGTACATTGTGCGCCACCGTGAAGCGATCATGACGTATTCTCACCATGTGACAAGGGGCATCGAGCTTCCCTACAAAAACGATTATAATTACAGTCTTCAACTAATTCGTTGGTTTCTGTTACCGATTGGGGCTTGGCCGCAAATGAACACAGCGACGAGGGTGGAGAGAATCCCCTCGCACATGCACATTTTCGCATGCGCATTCTTAATAGCGATCGTCATGGTGCCGTTTGTGTTATACGTGTTGCTAGAGGAGAAAGATGCCAATATCAAAATAAGCCTAATAGGTCCGCTGAGCCACTGGATCATAGGCATGATCAATTACTGTTTGCTCCTCGCGCGCTGCGACGACATCCGCGAGTGCATGCTGCACATGGAGACGGACTGGCGGCTCGTTCGAAAGATCGAGGATCGTCAAATAATGTTGCGACAAGCCAAGATCGGTCGCTTCATCGCCGGATTCTGCGCGGTGTTCATGCAGAGCGGCACATTTCTCTTCGCTATCGCGAAATCGCTGTCAACCACTATCGTCATTGTCGGCAACGAAACCGTCTCATTTCATCCGATGGCCTGTCCTATTTATACCAAATTCATCGACACGAGATTCAGCCCCGCGAACGAGATTATGGTGGTCGTGGAATTACTGTCAACTTTTACAGTGAACTCTGTTAACGTGGGCGCTTGCAGCCTCGACGCTGTCTTCGCGATGCACGCGTGTGGTCAGCTGAACGTGCTATTTTCGTGGTTAAACAAACTCGTAGACGAAGATAAGGGAGACAAATGCGCTAAGCAAAGGCTGGCCGTTATCGTGGAGCATCATTTAAGAGTGCTCAG TTTTATATCGCGTATGGAAACCATTATGCGAAATATCTGTTTCGTGGAATTGCTGGGAAGTACGATGAATATGTGTTTActtgcatattattttattacg AATTTGGACTCGTTTGATGCAGCGAAGGCAATGTCATATGTCCTTATATACCTGTCTGTGGCTTTCAACATTTGGATATTTTGTTACATCGGTGAGATTCTCACAGAACAG TGCAAGAATGTTGGCGAAAAAGCGTATATGATCGATTGGTACGAATTACCGCACGAAACTGCCCTTGGACTTATTTTGGTGATAGCACGATCGAGTAACGTTATCAAGATGACTgctggaaaattatttcatttgtcTATCGCAACTTTCGGTGat GTAATTAAGACTTCCGTGgtatatttgaatatgttACGAACTATGTCAACCTCTGCGTGa
- the LOC139817448 gene encoding odorant receptor 10-like isoform X1: MTIAPESEKPTSALYRRNEHDYSLQLNRWFLKPIGAWPESRATTITERLLSRIIQITCYALIAFTVVPSMLYFYFEEQDLLTKMNSVGPVSHWIMSGMNYTSLLWRSEDIRRCIEHMESDWCAVSRNVDRGSMLRYAKFGRSVAGFCAVFMHCGVFSYSVVNSLTPMIFVIGNETISARRLPCPFYSKLLDTSRDPANEIVLMIQFLSGFIANSITVGACSLAAVFAMHVCGQFAVLYTWLNELIDDRKEKQTAERKLANIVEHHLRVLNFISRFEKIMNQICLVELFGCTINLCLLGFCTIKEWNARNTKTITTYGLVFISLSFNIFIFCYIGEIITEQCKKVGEMAYFTNWYLLPHKTALGMVLIISRSGVVIKITAGKLIQLSLMTFGDVIKTSAAYLNILRTIMY; this comes from the exons ATGACGATCGCACCCGAATCCGAAAAGCCGACGTCAGCTCTGTATCGCCGTAACGAACACGATTATAGCCTTCAGCTGAATCGCTGGTTTTTGAAACCGATCGGTGCCTGGCCGGAGTCGCGCGCTACCACGATCACCGAGAGACTCCTGTCGCGAATCATCCAGATAACATGCTACGCCCTCATAGCTTTCACGGTTGTGCCTAGCATGCTGTACTTCTATTTCGAAGAGCAGGATCTCTTGACTAAGATGAATTCGGTGGGTCCCGTGAGCCACTGGATTATGAGCGGAATGAATTATACCTCTTTGCTGTGGCGCAGCGAGGACATACGTCGTTGCATCGAGCACATGGAGAGCGATTGGTGCGCGGTGAGCAGAAACGTGGATCGCGGATCGATGCTCAGATACGCCAAATTCGGCCGTTCCGTGGCTGGATTTTGCGCCGTTTTCATGCACTGCGGTGTGTTCTCGTACAGTGTGGTGAACAGTTTAACGCCGATGATCTTCGTGATCGGCAACGAGACTATCTCGGCGCGACGGCTCCCTTGTCCGTTCTACAGCAAGCTACTGGACACCAGCCGCGATCCGGCGAACGAGATCGTGCTGATGATACAATTCCTGTCCGGTTTCATAGCTAATTCCATCACCGTAGGTGCGTGCAGTCTCGCTGCGGTTTTCGCGATGCACGTGTGCGGCCAATTCGCCGTGCTCTACACGTGGCTGAACGAGCTGATCGACGACAGAAAGGAGAAGCAGACCGCCGAGCGCAAACTGGCGAACATAGTCGAGCATCATCTACGTGTGCTAAA TTTCATATCACGcttcgaaaaaattatgaatcaAATATGCTTGGTGGAATTATTTGGATGCACGATAAATTTGTGCCTGCTCGGCTTCTGTACTATCAAg GAATGGAATGCAAGAAACACGAAGACTATAACAACATACGGTCTTGTGTTCATatcattatcttttaatatctttatattttgttacatcGGTGAAATAATCACGGAGCAG TGTAAAAAGGTTGGCGAAATGGCTTACTTTACTAATTGGTACCTTTTACCCCATAAAACTGCCCTTGGAATGGTGCTGATAATATCGAGATCCGGTGTTGTGATTAAAATTACTGCTGGAAAATTGATTCAACTCTCTTTAATGACATTTGGTGAT GTGATTAAAACATCTGCGGCATATCTGAATATACTTCGTACTATAATGTactaa
- the LOC139817448 gene encoding uncharacterized protein isoform X2, whose product MTIAPESEKPTSALYRRNEHDYSLQLNRWFLKPIGAWPESRATTITERLLSRIIQITCYALIAFTVVPSMLYFYFEEQDLLTKMNSVGPVSHWIMSGMNYTSLLWRSEDIRRCIEHMESDWCAVSRNVDRGSMLRYAKFGRSVAGFCAVFMHCGVFSYSVVNSLTPMIFVIGNETISARRLPCPFYSKLLDTSRDPANEIVLMIQFLSGFIANSITVGACSLAAVFAMHVCGQFAVLYTWLNELIDDRKEKQTAERKLANIVEHHLRVLNFISRFEKIMNQICLVELFGCTINLCLLGFCTIKCKKVGEMAYFTNWYLLPHKTALGMVLIISRSGVVIKITAGKLIQLSLMTFGDVIKTSAAYLNILRTIMY is encoded by the exons ATGACGATCGCACCCGAATCCGAAAAGCCGACGTCAGCTCTGTATCGCCGTAACGAACACGATTATAGCCTTCAGCTGAATCGCTGGTTTTTGAAACCGATCGGTGCCTGGCCGGAGTCGCGCGCTACCACGATCACCGAGAGACTCCTGTCGCGAATCATCCAGATAACATGCTACGCCCTCATAGCTTTCACGGTTGTGCCTAGCATGCTGTACTTCTATTTCGAAGAGCAGGATCTCTTGACTAAGATGAATTCGGTGGGTCCCGTGAGCCACTGGATTATGAGCGGAATGAATTATACCTCTTTGCTGTGGCGCAGCGAGGACATACGTCGTTGCATCGAGCACATGGAGAGCGATTGGTGCGCGGTGAGCAGAAACGTGGATCGCGGATCGATGCTCAGATACGCCAAATTCGGCCGTTCCGTGGCTGGATTTTGCGCCGTTTTCATGCACTGCGGTGTGTTCTCGTACAGTGTGGTGAACAGTTTAACGCCGATGATCTTCGTGATCGGCAACGAGACTATCTCGGCGCGACGGCTCCCTTGTCCGTTCTACAGCAAGCTACTGGACACCAGCCGCGATCCGGCGAACGAGATCGTGCTGATGATACAATTCCTGTCCGGTTTCATAGCTAATTCCATCACCGTAGGTGCGTGCAGTCTCGCTGCGGTTTTCGCGATGCACGTGTGCGGCCAATTCGCCGTGCTCTACACGTGGCTGAACGAGCTGATCGACGACAGAAAGGAGAAGCAGACCGCCGAGCGCAAACTGGCGAACATAGTCGAGCATCATCTACGTGTGCTAAA TTTCATATCACGcttcgaaaaaattatgaatcaAATATGCTTGGTGGAATTATTTGGATGCACGATAAATTTGTGCCTGCTCGGCTTCTGTACTATCAAg TGTAAAAAGGTTGGCGAAATGGCTTACTTTACTAATTGGTACCTTTTACCCCATAAAACTGCCCTTGGAATGGTGCTGATAATATCGAGATCCGGTGTTGTGATTAAAATTACTGCTGGAAAATTGATTCAACTCTCTTTAATGACATTTGGTGAT GTGATTAAAACATCTGCGGCATATCTGAATATACTTCGTACTATAATGTactaa
- the LOC139817232 gene encoding odorant receptor 10-like gives MRGSPSIQKSSPVAIAYDHEKYVRLSIQQTRWILKSIGAWPRSLESTSPLNRYAHLLMNVICIGLVIFLFVPCALFVALEVEDTYSTLKFTGPLSFCLMVFLKYISLIFHGRDIRVCVEHVKSDWMNTRHRGDRAIMVRNAEFGRRLVMICTIFTYGSAAFYHIAMPISAGKITEEDSNMTYQPLVYPVARAIVDTRHSPISEIFFWLQCVAGFVTQAVTAAACCLTVVLAIHACGRLEVLVQWIVHLVDGREDFCNNVDERLAIIVREHVRILRFISLTEKILHEISLVEIVGCTLNLCFLGYYVIMEWEIGDFATYVTYIILLISFTFNIFLFCYIGELVAEQCKRISEISYMIDWHRLAGRKALAVILMIAMSNSSVKLTAGNIIDLSISSFGDVIKTSVAYLNMLRKLTS, from the exons ATGCGCGGATCACCGTCTATTCAGAAGTCAAGTCCGGTCGCGATCGCGTACGATCATGAGAAATACGTGCGGCTGAGCATCCAGCAGACCCGTTGGATACTGAAGTCAATCGGCGCCTGGCCGAGATCACTCGAATCCACCTCTCCGTTAAACAGATACGCGCACTTGCTGATGAACGTAATTTGCATCGGTCTGGTCATCTTCCTCTTCGTCCCGTGCGCCTTATTCGTCGCGCTCGAAGTCGAGGACACGTACAGCACCTTGAAGTTCACCGGGCCGCTGAGCTTCTGCCTGATGGTATTCCTGAAGTACATCTCACTGATCTTTCACGGAAGAGATATCCGCGTGTGCGTCGAGCACGTCAAAAGCGACTGGATGAACACGCGGCATCGCGGTGATCGCGCGATCATGGTCAGGAACGCGGAGTTCGGCCGTCGTCTCGTGATGATCTGCACGATCTTCACGTACGGCAGTGCCGCGTTCTATCACATCGCCATGCCGATCAGCGCGGGCAAGATTACGGAGGAGGACAGTAACATGACGTATCAGCCACTGGTGTATCCGGTCGCTAGGGCGATCGTCGACACGCGTCACAGTCCGATTAGTGAGATTTTCTTTTGGCTACAGTGCGTAGCGGGTTTCGTTACGCAAGCGGTCACAGCCGCCGCCTGTTGTTTGACTGTCGTTTTAGCGATACACGCTTGCGGCCGTTTGGAGGTTCTCGTACAGTGGATCGTGCATCTGGTGGACGGGCGAGAGGATTTTTGTAACAACGTGGACGAGAGGCTGGCGATAATTGTGCGAGAACATGTGCGAATTTTGCG TTTTATATCGTTAACGGAAAAAATATTGCACGAAATATCTCTCGTGGAAATTGTAGGATGTACGCTAAACTTGTGTTTTCTTGGATATTACGTTATCATG GAATGGGAAATCGGCGATTTCGCAACTTACGTAACATACATTATTCTGCTTATATCTTTCACCTTCAATATCTTCCTATTTTGTTATATAGGTGAACTTGTCGCCGAGCAG tGCAAGAGGATTAGTGAAATATCGTACATGATCGATTGGCATCGTCTAGCGGGAAGGAAAGCTCTCGCTGTTATATTAATGATCGCGATGTCCAATTCATCGGTCAAACTTACTGCTGGAAATATCATCGATTTATCGATAAGCAGTTTCGGTGAT GTGATTAAGACGTCGGTTGCCTACTTGAATATGTTACGTAAACTaacttcttaa
- the LOC139817243 gene encoding odorant receptor 10-like: MKRASRETTVDVYRRDNDYSLQFNRWFLRSIGAWPELKTNSMTRNILMNILRLTCHSLIAFTVVPSILYILFEEKDFRLKLKAIGPTSHLLMGGINYCSLLHQNDRIRTSIEHMETDWRMAKRGHDRKLMLKNARVGRAIAGVCALIMQGGVICYNIARGMSRIAVVIGNKTIETGRLPCPSFNKFVDTRLSPVYEVVLALQCLSTIVVNNITIGACGLAAVFAMHASGQLNVVMLRLEELVTEEQDLLQLRLANIVEHHLRALRFLSQLEAIMRQICFVELVGCTFNLCMLGYYTITEWHEESINTIITYVMVLTSMMFNIFIFCFIGELVTDQCKKVGEVAYMTDWYELPHKIVLDLILIILRSRVVIKITAGKIFHMSIQTFGVVIKTSVAYLNMLRTLTM; the protein is encoded by the exons ATGAAGCGAGCTTCTAGAGAAACCACCGTGGACGTTTACAGGCGAGATAATGATTATAGTTTGCAGTTTAATCGTTGGTTTCTGAGATCGATAGGCGCCTGGCCGGAATTAAAGACGAATTCGATGACCAGGAATATCCTGATGAATATTCTACGATTAACGTGTCACTCTTTAATAGCTTTCACCGTGGTAccttctatattatatatattgtttgaaGAGAAGGATTTCCGCCTGAAACTCAAGGCTATAGGGCCTACGAGCCATCTTCTCATGGGCGGAATCAATTACTGTTCTCTCCTGCACCAAAACGATCGGATACGCACGTCTATAGAACATATGGAGACCGATTGGCGGATGGCGAAGAGAGGACACGATCGGAAATTGATGCTGAAAAACGCGAGAGTGGGACGCGCTATAGCGGGTGTTTGCGCGCTCATCATGCAGGGTGGTGTTATTTGTTACAATATAGCGAGGGGGATGTCGCGGATAGCCGTGGTGATCGGCAACAAGACGATCGAGACGGGTCGCCTACCGTGTCCGTCTTTCAACAAATTCGTGGACACCAGGCTTAGCCCGGTGTACGAGGTCGTGCTCGCGTTGCAGTGTCTCTCGACTATCGTGGTGAACAACATCACGATCGGCGCGTGCGGTCTCGCCGCCGTTTTCGCGATGCACGCTTCCGGCCAGCTCAACGTGGTGATGCTACGTCTCGAGGAACTCGTCACGGAAGAGCAAGATCTTCTCCAGTTGAGACTGGCGAACATCGTGGAGCATCATCTGCGAGCGTTGAG GTTTCTTTCACAATTGGAGGCAATTATGCGCCAGATATGTTTTGTGGAATTAGTCGGGTGTACGTTCAACTTATGCATGCTAGGATATTACACCATTACG GAATGGCATGAAGAGAGTATAAACACTATAATAACATATGTCATGGTACTGACATCGATGATGTTTAATATCTTCATATTTTGCTTCATTGGCGAACTCGTAACGGATCAG TGTAAAAAAGTTGGTGAAGTAGCTTATATGACTGATTGGTATGAATTGCCGCATAAAATTGTTCTCGATctcattttaataatcttacgATCAAGAGTTGTTATCAAAATCACGGCAGGAAAGATATTTCATATGTCTATCCAGACTTTCGGTGTT gTAATTAAAACATCTGTCGCATACTTGAACATGCTTCGAACTTTGACTATGTAA